The following coding sequences are from one Macaca mulatta isolate MMU2019108-1 chromosome 7, T2T-MMU8v2.0, whole genome shotgun sequence window:
- the RNASE6 gene encoding ribonuclease K6 precursor codes for MVLRFPLLLLLLVLWGPVCLLHAWPKHLTRAHWFEIQHIQPSPLQCNRAMSGINNYTQHCKHQNTFLHDSFQNVAAVCDLLSIICKNRQHNCHQSSKPVNMTDCRLTSGKYPQCRYSAAAQYKFFIVACDPPQKSDPPYKLVPVHLDSIV; via the coding sequence ATGGTGCTACgctttcctcttcttttattgCTGCTGGTTCTATGGGGACCGGTGTGTCTACTTCATGCTTGGCCTAAGCATCTCACCAGGGCTCATTGGTTTGAAATTCAGCATATACAGCCAAGTCCTCTCCAATGCAACAGGGCAATGAGTGGCATCAACAATTACACCCAGCACTGTAAGCATCAAAATACCTTTCTGCATGACTCTTTCCAGAATGTGGCTGCTGTCTGTGATTTGCTCAGCATCATCTGCAAAAATCGTCAGCACAACTGCCACCAGAGCTCAAAGCCTGTCAACATGACTGACTGCAGACTCACTTCAGGAAAGTACCCCCAGTGCCGCTATAGTGCTGCCGCCCAGTACAAATTCTTCATTGTTGCCTGTGACCCCCCTCAGAAGAGCGACCCCCCCTACAAGTTGGTTCCTGTACACTTAGATAGTATTGTCTAA